The Sinomicrobium kalidii genome contains a region encoding:
- a CDS encoding thioredoxin domain-containing protein, whose translation MILKKGLCLGVCIPFLVLSGCAQNKKDARHINDQTVQDSVKFNSLINAKSPYLQQHADNPVDWYEWGDEALQRAKKENKPLLISIGYAACHWCHVMEHESFMDSTVAKIMNENFVAIKIDREERPDIDQVYMNAAHLLTGSGGWPLNAFALPDGKPFYAGTYFPKTQWKQLLKQISNVYKNDYEKVAAQAESLTWGIRAQEVVTVPGHTNPDFTKEAYNKLFAGWSSMIDYNKGGYAKAPKFPLPVGWEFLLQYHYLTKDKKALEAVSTTLDEMAKGGIYDQIGGGFARYSTDAKWFAPHFEKMLYDNGQLVSLYAHAYKVTKEEKYAEVIRETLDFIKRDMTNADGGFYSSLNADSEGEEGKFYVWTKKEIEKVQDSKTADLITAFFQVKESGNWEGDKNILYRNESEEAFAGKNNLSVKEWKKILLGAKARLLEERGKRIRPSTDDKILTGWNALMLKGYVDAYLALGDEKYLNTAIKNARFLEKNMIRKNGRLWRNYKDGEAGIDAFLDDYALLADAYIVLYQATFDVHWLNLARKITEYAVENFKDEQSGMFYYTSDIAENLVARKMELTDNVIPASNSVMAHVLYRLGEYFYDRDYIQISKTMLSHVTEDIPKGGPYYANWGMLMGLMSYQPYEVAIMGSDAKIKNVDLQKEYLPTAFFMGGTEENLPLLENKGVEGETMIYVCRDKVCRLPVTGTEKALNQIQR comes from the coding sequence ATGATACTGAAAAAAGGACTTTGTTTGGGAGTGTGTATACCGTTCCTGGTACTGTCCGGTTGTGCCCAAAACAAAAAGGATGCCCGACACATTAATGACCAGACAGTGCAGGATAGTGTAAAATTCAACAGTCTTATAAATGCCAAAAGCCCGTATTTACAGCAGCATGCAGACAATCCGGTAGACTGGTACGAATGGGGGGACGAAGCACTTCAAAGGGCAAAAAAGGAAAACAAACCACTTCTTATCAGTATCGGTTACGCGGCTTGTCACTGGTGTCATGTCATGGAACACGAATCGTTTATGGACAGTACGGTAGCAAAGATCATGAACGAGAACTTTGTTGCCATAAAGATCGACCGGGAAGAACGCCCGGACATTGACCAGGTTTATATGAATGCCGCCCATCTGCTCACCGGAAGCGGAGGGTGGCCCCTTAATGCCTTTGCCTTACCGGATGGAAAACCGTTCTATGCCGGCACCTATTTCCCAAAAACGCAATGGAAGCAACTGTTAAAACAAATATCGAATGTTTATAAAAACGACTATGAAAAAGTAGCAGCACAGGCCGAGTCACTTACCTGGGGTATCCGCGCACAGGAGGTTGTTACCGTTCCGGGCCATACTAACCCGGATTTCACAAAAGAGGCTTATAACAAGCTATTTGCCGGATGGAGTTCCATGATCGATTACAACAAGGGCGGTTATGCAAAAGCACCCAAATTTCCGTTACCGGTGGGCTGGGAGTTCTTGTTACAATATCATTACCTTACAAAAGACAAGAAAGCCCTGGAAGCAGTCAGTACCACGCTCGATGAAATGGCCAAAGGGGGGATATACGATCAGATAGGCGGGGGTTTTGCCCGGTATTCCACAGACGCCAAGTGGTTTGCCCCGCATTTTGAGAAAATGCTGTACGACAATGGGCAGCTCGTCAGTCTTTATGCCCATGCCTATAAGGTGACCAAAGAAGAAAAATATGCCGAAGTAATCCGGGAAACCCTGGATTTTATAAAACGGGACATGACGAATGCCGACGGAGGGTTTTATTCCTCCCTCAATGCCGACAGTGAAGGCGAAGAAGGAAAATTTTATGTCTGGACCAAAAAGGAAATAGAAAAAGTGCAGGATAGTAAAACAGCAGACCTGATCACCGCTTTTTTCCAGGTGAAAGAATCCGGGAATTGGGAAGGGGATAAAAATATTCTGTACCGGAACGAAAGCGAAGAAGCATTTGCCGGCAAAAACAACCTTTCCGTAAAGGAATGGAAAAAAATACTTCTCGGAGCCAAAGCCCGGCTTCTGGAAGAACGCGGCAAACGTATCCGCCCATCTACGGACGACAAGATACTCACCGGTTGGAATGCCCTGATGCTAAAGGGGTATGTTGATGCCTATCTCGCTTTGGGAGATGAAAAATACTTAAACACGGCCATAAAAAATGCCCGTTTCCTGGAGAAAAACATGATAAGGAAGAATGGCCGGCTATGGAGAAACTACAAAGACGGCGAAGCCGGAATAGATGCCTTTCTGGATGATTATGCCCTCCTGGCCGATGCATATATCGTGCTCTACCAGGCCACCTTTGATGTACACTGGTTAAACCTTGCCCGGAAAATCACGGAATATGCGGTAGAAAATTTCAAGGACGAACAAAGCGGAATGTTCTATTATACTTCAGACATAGCCGAAAACCTGGTGGCCCGGAAAATGGAGCTTACGGATAATGTAATTCCGGCATCCAATTCCGTTATGGCCCATGTGTTGTATCGCTTAGGGGAATATTTCTATGATCGGGACTATATCCAAATAAGTAAAACCATGCTGAGCCATGTCACGGAAGATATTCCGAAAGGAGGGCCGTACTATGCGAATTGGGGGATGCTGATGGGATTGATGTCTTATCAACCTTATGAAGTAGCTATTATGGGAAGTGATGCAAAAATTAAGAACGTAGACCTTCAAAAGGAATACCTGCCTACGGCATTTTTTATGGGAGGTACCGAAGAAAACCTGCCGCTGCTGGAAAACAAAGGGGTTGAAGGGGAGACAATGATCTATGTGTGCAGGGATAAAGTATGCCGGTTGCCTGTAACAGGAACAGAAAAGGCATTGAATCAAATCCAAAGATGA
- a CDS encoding VCBS repeat-containing protein produces MKNITVVILLLFSLKVLPQEPLFSLLTDTGIDFENTIKDEKSRNILIYANFYGGAGVGVADFNNDGLKDLYFAGNMVDDDLYVNRGNLRFEKITGKAGIINDGGWSTGVTIADVNNDGWQDIYISRELYDDKPGWRKNRLYINNGDLTFTESAERYGVANAQRTRHAVFLDYDKDGFLDLLLLTQPPNPGSYSKYFGTTLLKPEYHLVLYKNTGKGKFKEVSEQAGIAQTGFPNAASVADLNNDGWPDIYVANDFDAPDFIFMNNGNGTFTNVADTALNHMSYFSMGVDIADMNNDGFQDVFVVDMVAEDNFRLKANMSGMNPEAFWNVVDSGGHYQYMFNTLHLNNGNGTFSDVAQITGMATTDWSWANLMADFDNNGLKDTYITNGLLRDIRNTDADKRVAGFMNESIRKWVEKHPDGGEIKSVWDVADIDKAVALIPSQPIKNYAYKNEGNLDFKNMGQEWGLDHESFSNGAAYADLDNDGDLDLVVSNINEKAYVYRNNGNRNHYLRLNLKSGEHLPVFGSRVEIEVDGQKQYFEITNVRGIYSTSESEVHFGLGENTEVNTLKVTWPDGKVTLKENVEADQVLTLFMEDAENEGNEKVRPETVFKEITSGGQLSHFHRENDFNDYDYQVLLPHKLSQFGPALAVEDVNNDGKQDVFIGGAAGFPAVLYVQVGNGFQKSNESLWSGEAAYEDVDAVFTDIDGDGDTDLYVVSGGNEFKAGNEKYADRLYLNDGKGNFVKTVMENTINISGSVVKGYDYDKDGDTDIFVGGRHFPHNYPAPVSSALLVNDKGTLTNKTDEEAPGFRDLGMVTDAIWTDYDNDGWTDLIVVGEWMPVTVFRNIEGKLEKQDIDDLNQTKGWWFSIAQGDFDNDGDMDYIAGNIGLNYKYKTAPENPFDVYYHDFDDNGSHDIVLGYYQENKHYPLRGFSCSSEQVPNLKTTFKQYDVFASLELEEVYGKKNLQEALHYAADTFASSYVENLGNGDFKVTPLPNMAQLSSINDMLVSDYNNDGNLDVLATGNLFVSEIETPRNDAGTGALLLGDGHGNFVVRRNTYSGFFTNKDAKKMKYVEDKGWVLVANNNAVLQVFKVNR; encoded by the coding sequence GTGAAAAATATTACTGTAGTCATACTGCTTCTCTTCAGTTTGAAGGTATTGCCGCAAGAGCCATTGTTCAGCCTTTTGACAGATACCGGGATCGACTTTGAAAATACAATTAAGGACGAAAAATCCCGGAATATACTGATCTACGCCAATTTTTACGGCGGAGCAGGCGTGGGCGTGGCTGATTTTAATAACGACGGCCTGAAAGACCTTTACTTCGCCGGGAATATGGTTGATGATGACCTGTATGTAAACCGTGGAAATCTCAGGTTTGAAAAGATAACCGGAAAGGCCGGGATAATCAATGATGGCGGCTGGTCTACCGGTGTCACCATTGCCGATGTAAATAATGACGGCTGGCAGGACATTTACATAAGCCGGGAACTCTATGACGATAAACCCGGATGGAGAAAAAACCGGTTGTATATCAATAACGGCGACCTCACCTTTACCGAATCGGCCGAAAGATATGGTGTTGCCAATGCACAGCGTACCAGGCACGCCGTATTCCTCGATTACGACAAGGACGGCTTTCTCGACCTGCTCCTGCTTACCCAGCCGCCCAATCCCGGGAGTTATTCGAAATATTTCGGAACGACCCTGCTAAAGCCCGAATATCATTTGGTCCTGTATAAAAATACCGGAAAAGGAAAGTTTAAGGAAGTAAGTGAGCAGGCCGGTATTGCACAAACAGGTTTCCCAAATGCTGCATCCGTAGCCGATCTCAACAATGACGGATGGCCCGATATCTATGTAGCCAACGACTTTGATGCCCCCGACTTCATTTTTATGAATAACGGGAACGGAACTTTTACCAATGTTGCCGATACCGCACTGAATCATATGTCGTATTTCAGTATGGGGGTGGACATAGCAGACATGAATAACGACGGGTTCCAGGATGTATTTGTAGTGGATATGGTAGCTGAAGACAATTTCAGGCTCAAAGCCAATATGAGCGGAATGAATCCCGAAGCCTTCTGGAATGTGGTTGATAGCGGAGGGCATTATCAATATATGTTCAATACCCTGCATTTAAACAACGGGAACGGGACATTCAGTGACGTAGCCCAGATCACAGGTATGGCCACAACCGATTGGAGCTGGGCAAACCTGATGGCCGATTTTGATAATAATGGCTTAAAAGACACATATATCACCAACGGACTGCTAAGGGACATCAGAAATACCGATGCCGATAAAAGAGTGGCCGGATTTATGAACGAATCTATAAGAAAATGGGTGGAGAAACATCCTGACGGGGGGGAGATAAAGAGCGTCTGGGATGTGGCAGATATCGATAAGGCTGTGGCACTGATCCCTTCGCAACCCATAAAAAATTACGCTTATAAAAACGAAGGAAACCTGGATTTCAAAAATATGGGACAGGAGTGGGGGCTTGATCATGAATCGTTCTCAAACGGCGCAGCCTATGCCGATCTCGACAACGATGGCGATCTCGATCTCGTGGTCAGTAATATCAATGAAAAGGCCTACGTGTACCGGAATAACGGGAACAGGAACCACTATTTGAGATTAAACCTGAAATCCGGAGAGCATTTACCGGTTTTCGGCTCCCGGGTGGAAATTGAGGTAGACGGGCAGAAGCAGTATTTCGAAATCACCAATGTGAGAGGGATCTATTCTACCAGCGAGAGCGAAGTGCATTTCGGACTGGGGGAGAATACCGAAGTAAACACATTAAAAGTAACCTGGCCCGACGGCAAAGTGACCCTGAAGGAAAATGTGGAAGCCGATCAAGTGCTAACCCTTTTTATGGAAGATGCTGAAAATGAAGGAAACGAGAAAGTTCGCCCGGAAACCGTATTTAAGGAAATTACTTCCGGCGGGCAGTTGTCTCATTTTCACAGGGAAAACGATTTTAACGATTATGACTACCAGGTGTTATTGCCTCATAAGCTATCACAATTCGGTCCCGCACTTGCAGTCGAAGATGTGAATAACGACGGAAAACAGGATGTCTTTATCGGAGGTGCGGCAGGGTTCCCGGCCGTCTTGTACGTACAGGTCGGGAACGGTTTTCAGAAGAGCAATGAAAGTTTATGGTCCGGCGAAGCCGCATACGAAGACGTGGATGCCGTATTTACCGATATAGACGGAGACGGTGATACGGATCTGTATGTGGTAAGCGGGGGCAATGAATTTAAAGCCGGGAATGAAAAGTATGCAGACCGTTTGTACCTGAACGACGGTAAAGGCAATTTTGTGAAGACCGTCATGGAGAACACGATAAACATAAGCGGTAGCGTAGTCAAAGGATATGATTACGATAAAGACGGGGATACGGATATCTTTGTCGGCGGAAGGCATTTTCCGCATAATTATCCGGCTCCGGTTTCTTCGGCTTTGCTGGTCAATGACAAAGGAACGCTCACCAATAAGACCGATGAAGAAGCGCCCGGATTTCGGGACCTGGGCATGGTAACCGATGCCATTTGGACCGATTACGACAACGACGGTTGGACAGACCTCATTGTGGTTGGCGAATGGATGCCCGTTACAGTGTTCAGGAATATCGAAGGGAAACTGGAAAAGCAGGATATTGATGACCTGAACCAGACCAAAGGCTGGTGGTTCAGCATAGCACAGGGCGATTTTGATAATGACGGGGACATGGATTACATAGCGGGAAATATCGGGCTGAATTACAAATACAAGACCGCTCCCGAAAATCCCTTTGACGTCTATTATCACGATTTTGATGACAACGGCTCGCACGACATTGTGCTGGGGTATTATCAGGAAAACAAACACTATCCGCTGAGGGGTTTTTCCTGCTCATCCGAACAGGTTCCCAACCTGAAAACCACTTTTAAACAATACGATGTCTTTGCCTCCCTGGAACTGGAAGAAGTGTATGGAAAGAAAAACCTGCAAGAGGCCCTGCATTATGCGGCAGATACATTTGCATCCTCCTATGTGGAAAATCTCGGGAACGGAGATTTTAAAGTAACCCCTTTACCCAATATGGCCCAGCTTTCCAGTATAAACGACATGCTCGTGTCAGACTACAATAACGACGGCAACCTTGATGTGCTGGCCACCGGAAACCTTTTCGTTTCAGAAATAGAGACCCCCCGGAATGATGCAGGTACCGGGGCCCTGCTGCTCGGAGACGGTCATGGTAATTTTGTGGTCAGGAGGAATACATACAGCGGTTTTTTTACTAATAAAGATGCTAAAAAAATGAAGTATGTCGAAGATAAAGGATGGGTACTCGTGGCCAATAATAATGCTGTTTTACAGGTGTTTAAGGTTAATCGGTGA
- a CDS encoding FecR family protein — protein MMTESIEKTIIRYITRSATADDLDLLSEWIKEPLNRKEFEAFIKDHYSIVYSINDPDTDSAVHRLLAAIKKRKKRSYRRRLRRITYYAAAVFIIGILTGSYVFRDYLFTPNLSTSFTHGIKAGTDRAVLTLADGTEVLLEKEEVIQTGNFGSNGTKIEYFSNREDVSDTSGISYHYLTVPRGGKFRIKLSDGTKVWLNSDSRLKYPTDFKKRDSRRVELLYGEAYFDVSPAAEHGGADFRVYNNGQEVQVLGTEFNIKAYKDESNIYTTLVEGRVKVKYRDKKQTLIPSQQTIYDLKNNIIHTKTVDTYNETSWKEGIFSFDNKPLGEIMKVLSRWYDIEVEFSNETTPKEEFIGVLSKNQDIEKILLQIKNSGMINDYEIDNRKVILK, from the coding sequence ATGATGACCGAGAGCATTGAAAAAACAATTATCAGGTATATTACTCGTTCGGCAACCGCAGATGACCTGGACTTGCTTTCCGAATGGATAAAAGAACCTTTGAATCGAAAGGAATTTGAAGCCTTTATCAAGGATCATTATTCCATTGTATACAGTATTAATGATCCGGATACGGATAGCGCTGTACACAGACTTTTAGCCGCGATTAAAAAGAGAAAAAAACGGTCTTATCGCAGAAGACTCCGCCGCATTACCTATTATGCAGCGGCCGTTTTCATTATTGGAATACTGACCGGTTCCTATGTGTTCAGAGATTATTTGTTCACCCCGAATTTATCCACTTCGTTTACACATGGTATAAAGGCCGGAACGGACAGGGCTGTATTAACGCTTGCCGACGGAACGGAAGTATTACTGGAAAAAGAAGAGGTGATTCAGACAGGTAATTTCGGGAGTAACGGAACTAAAATTGAATATTTCAGCAATCGGGAGGATGTTTCGGATACTTCCGGGATATCTTATCATTATCTGACTGTTCCCAGGGGCGGGAAATTCAGGATAAAGCTATCAGACGGCACCAAGGTATGGCTCAATTCCGACAGCCGTTTAAAATACCCGACGGATTTTAAAAAAAGGGATTCACGCCGGGTGGAGCTCTTATACGGAGAAGCCTACTTCGACGTATCCCCGGCTGCGGAACACGGGGGGGCGGATTTCAGGGTTTACAATAACGGTCAGGAAGTTCAGGTGCTGGGCACCGAATTCAATATCAAGGCTTATAAAGACGAAAGTAATATCTATACTACCCTGGTGGAAGGCAGGGTAAAGGTAAAGTACCGGGACAAAAAACAAACACTGATTCCCAGTCAGCAAACCATATACGATCTAAAAAACAATATTATCCATACAAAAACGGTAGATACCTATAATGAAACCTCCTGGAAAGAGGGGATTTTTAGTTTCGACAATAAACCTCTCGGTGAAATTATGAAAGTACTGTCCCGCTGGTATGATATAGAAGTTGAATTTTCGAATGAAACTACCCCAAAAGAAGAATTTATAGGCGTACTAAGTAAAAACCAGGATATTGAGAAAATACTATTGCAGATAAAAAATTCCGGAATGATAAATGATTACGAGATCGACAACAGGAAAGTGATCCTAAAATAA
- a CDS encoding SusC/RagA family TonB-linked outer membrane protein: protein MKIKLTNPHYPFGKRLLLLMKTLIFLLCTTVFGFSSKASFSQEKIVIAYDQTASIDDVFHMIRQQTDYRFIYSKKLFRNAPGIRLKKGEIKTYVLLKRISKKTDVHIEIGGDRTIIIKKKSEITDSGPELTPGLQQLEISGHVSVAGDNSPLPGANIVEKGTKNGVVTDFDGNFSMKVTDEDAILVISYIGYATQEIPVKGKTAFEIVMEEDAASLDEVVVVGFGEQKKISLTGAVSTVDVDDMKSNPTSSLSNALAGNVPGIMAMMQSGQPGKNISEFWIRGISTFGGGTNPLVLVDNIERDLNELNIEDIKSITVLKDAAETAMYGSRGANGVILITTKRGSAGKIKVNFKDEFIYNTRTITPDFVDGVTYANLLNESRITRNEAPIYQPEELEILRLGLDPDLYPNVDWKELLLRDGAMTYRANLNMSGGGPTSRYYVSGSYINEGGMYEVDESLKKDYNTNANYRRWNYRLNADFNITKTTVAKVGVAGSLSKRNSPGLGDVDFWGSLFGYSPIRTPVLYSNGYVPAVGTGNQTNPWVMATQTGFNENWVNKVQTNITIEQDLGFITEGLRVRGIVGYDTQNTSNIQRRKWPEQWKAARARDVNGDLVFTHISDPSEMQQSSSSTGNRLEFYDLMVNYNRSIGNHNIGGAMRFTRDAFVQTVDLGEDIKNGIARRNQALAGRLIYNWKYRYFINLNFGYTGSENFAPGEQYGFFPAISFAWNLAEEQFMKDHAGWLKLFKIRYSYGKAGNDQLMGGERFPYLYTISEILDDEGDPAGGYQWADYGFDRYFGGMRYSQVASSNVTWEVATKQNLGFDIETNHITANLDFFEEKRTGIYMEREFLPAMVGLESTPRANVGIVKSRGFDGRFQYHRQIGEVSLTMRSNITYSKNEIIERDEENNVYAYQNEEGFRVGQSRGLVALGLFKDYDDIRNSPTQTFGVYQPGDIKYKDINGDGVIDDGDRVAIGATNRPNLIYGLGASFNWRGFSLGVHFQGAGKSTFSTYGKTVYAFSEGEWGQVMKGVMGDNRWISADISGDPSTEDPNASYPRLSYGENPNNFRESTFWLRDGRYLRLKTVDIGYNLPKSIAKRIRAENIRIYVVGTNLVTWSKFKLWDPELATPRGEDYPPAKSFTLGISVNL from the coding sequence ATGAAAATTAAACTAACCAACCCGCATTATCCGTTTGGCAAACGGTTGCTGCTACTTATGAAAACATTAATCTTTTTACTTTGCACCACTGTATTCGGTTTTTCATCAAAAGCATCGTTTTCCCAGGAAAAAATAGTCATAGCATACGATCAGACAGCCAGTATTGACGATGTTTTCCATATGATCAGGCAACAGACAGACTACAGGTTTATTTATTCAAAAAAACTTTTCAGGAACGCTCCCGGAATCCGTCTTAAAAAAGGAGAAATAAAGACTTACGTGTTGCTAAAACGAATTAGCAAAAAAACTGATGTGCATATCGAGATCGGCGGCGATCGTACCATTATCATTAAAAAAAAGAGTGAAATTACAGATTCCGGCCCGGAACTGACACCGGGATTACAACAGCTGGAAATAAGCGGTCATGTCTCTGTTGCCGGGGACAATTCCCCTTTGCCTGGTGCGAATATTGTGGAAAAAGGGACGAAAAACGGTGTTGTAACCGATTTTGACGGGAACTTTTCCATGAAAGTTACGGATGAGGATGCCATACTGGTCATTTCCTACATAGGTTATGCTACACAGGAAATCCCGGTAAAGGGAAAAACAGCATTTGAAATTGTTATGGAAGAAGATGCCGCCAGTCTGGATGAAGTGGTTGTCGTGGGCTTTGGCGAGCAGAAAAAAATATCGCTTACAGGCGCGGTCTCTACGGTGGATGTAGACGACATGAAATCAAACCCCACGTCGAGCTTGTCAAATGCCCTGGCCGGGAATGTGCCGGGCATCATGGCCATGATGCAATCGGGCCAGCCGGGAAAGAACATCTCCGAATTCTGGATCCGCGGAATATCCACTTTCGGCGGAGGTACCAATCCTCTTGTGCTGGTAGATAACATCGAGCGCGACCTCAATGAACTGAATATTGAAGATATCAAATCGATCACTGTCTTAAAAGATGCTGCGGAAACGGCCATGTACGGTTCCAGGGGAGCAAATGGCGTGATACTGATTACTACCAAAAGAGGAAGTGCCGGCAAAATAAAAGTTAATTTCAAGGATGAATTCATTTACAATACCCGGACCATTACACCTGACTTCGTAGACGGCGTAACCTATGCCAACCTGTTAAATGAATCGCGTATTACCCGCAACGAAGCCCCGATTTATCAGCCGGAAGAACTGGAAATTTTGCGCCTGGGCCTGGATCCCGATTTATATCCGAATGTCGACTGGAAAGAACTGCTGCTGAGAGACGGGGCCATGACGTACCGTGCCAATTTGAATATGAGCGGTGGCGGGCCAACTTCGCGGTATTATGTCTCGGGTAGTTATATAAACGAAGGCGGAATGTACGAGGTCGATGAATCGCTGAAGAAGGATTATAATACCAATGCCAATTACAGACGCTGGAACTACCGCCTCAATGCAGATTTCAATATCACCAAAACAACAGTGGCAAAAGTTGGCGTTGCCGGTTCTCTGAGCAAAAGGAACAGCCCAGGACTGGGCGATGTTGATTTCTGGGGTTCACTGTTTGGCTATTCCCCCATCCGTACGCCTGTTCTTTACTCCAACGGCTATGTGCCGGCGGTGGGAACAGGCAATCAGACCAATCCCTGGGTAATGGCAACCCAAACGGGGTTTAACGAAAACTGGGTGAATAAGGTACAGACCAACATTACTATTGAACAGGATTTAGGCTTCATTACAGAAGGCCTCCGTGTCAGGGGAATAGTAGGCTATGATACCCAGAATACGAGCAATATACAACGCCGTAAGTGGCCCGAACAATGGAAAGCTGCCCGCGCACGTGATGTAAACGGGGACCTGGTGTTTACCCATATTTCTGATCCGAGTGAAATGCAACAGTCCAGCAGTTCAACGGGCAACAGGCTCGAATTTTATGATTTGATGGTCAATTATAACCGCAGTATCGGTAATCATAATATTGGCGGGGCAATGCGATTTACCCGTGATGCATTTGTACAAACAGTCGATCTTGGTGAGGATATCAAAAATGGTATCGCCAGGCGAAATCAGGCCCTGGCCGGACGGCTGATCTATAACTGGAAATACCGCTATTTTATCAACCTCAATTTCGGCTATACCGGTTCGGAGAACTTCGCCCCCGGAGAGCAGTATGGCTTCTTTCCCGCCATCTCATTTGCCTGGAATCTGGCTGAAGAGCAGTTTATGAAAGATCATGCGGGCTGGCTGAAATTGTTCAAGATCCGGTATTCTTACGGAAAAGCGGGGAACGATCAGTTAATGGGAGGAGAGCGTTTTCCTTATCTGTACACGATTTCAGAGATTCTTGATGACGAGGGAGATCCTGCCGGCGGGTATCAGTGGGCAGACTATGGTTTTGACAGGTATTTCGGAGGAATGCGGTATTCACAGGTAGCTTCGTCTAATGTGACCTGGGAGGTCGCGACAAAACAAAACCTGGGTTTTGATATAGAAACTAATCACATTACGGCAAATCTGGATTTCTTCGAGGAGAAACGTACGGGAATTTACATGGAAAGGGAGTTTCTGCCCGCTATGGTCGGATTGGAAAGTACACCAAGAGCTAACGTGGGTATTGTAAAATCACGTGGTTTCGACGGACGTTTCCAATATCATCGGCAAATCGGAGAGGTAAGCCTGACCATGAGAAGCAATATTACCTATAGCAAAAACGAAATCATAGAAAGGGATGAAGAGAACAATGTCTATGCTTATCAGAATGAAGAAGGCTTTCGGGTAGGCCAGTCCAGGGGCCTCGTGGCTTTGGGCCTGTTTAAAGATTACGACGATATCCGCAATAGTCCTACCCAGACGTTTGGAGTTTACCAACCCGGAGATATTAAATATAAAGATATCAACGGTGATGGGGTTATCGATGATGGAGATCGTGTAGCGATCGGGGCCACCAACCGCCCCAATTTGATCTACGGATTAGGGGCATCCTTCAATTGGCGGGGATTCAGCCTCGGGGTGCATTTTCAGGGAGCCGGTAAATCTACTTTTTCCACCTATGGAAAAACCGTATATGCATTTAGCGAAGGAGAGTGGGGGCAGGTGATGAAAGGCGTAATGGGAGACAACCGCTGGATCTCCGCTGATATTTCGGGAGATCCGTCTACAGAAGATCCCAATGCTTCCTATCCGCGATTAAGCTATGGTGAAAACCCGAATAACTTCAGGGAATCGACCTTCTGGCTGCGGGACGGCCGGTACCTTCGTCTTAAGACGGTAGATATTGGCTATAATCTGCCAAAAAGCATCGCTAAGCGAATAAGAGCCGAAAATATCCGGATTTATGTGGTCGGAACCAATCTGGTAACCTGGTCGAAGTTTAAACTCTGGGACCCGGAACTGGCCACGCCCAGGGGAGAAGATTATCCCCCTGCCAAATCCTTTACACTGGGAATTAGTGTTAATCTGTAA
- a CDS encoding RNA polymerase sigma factor — MTYKDNFDLIESLRNGEESAYAYLVKSYHRRLFTYLLALTHDHVVAEDMVQNVFLRLWEYRSRLNPDYSIQNFLYKSSYNEFVNHYKKNQRITNLEKVYIEAIGSVVNNNDVNLIERKMAIVSQGISALPDKCAKVFILSKKEGLTNIEIAEYLNLSLKTVEGHLTKAYAILRERLGDKIKSVLFLLFKEDAD; from the coding sequence ATGACGTATAAAGACAACTTTGACCTTATAGAAAGCCTCAGAAACGGAGAAGAGTCAGCTTATGCGTACCTCGTAAAGTCGTACCACAGAAGATTATTTACATACCTGTTGGCACTGACCCATGATCATGTCGTGGCCGAGGATATGGTCCAGAATGTATTTCTGAGACTCTGGGAATACAGAAGCCGGCTTAACCCGGATTATTCAATACAAAATTTTCTGTATAAAAGCAGCTATAATGAATTTGTTAATCATTATAAAAAAAATCAGCGCATAACGAATCTCGAAAAAGTATATATAGAAGCCATCGGATCGGTTGTGAACAACAATGACGTTAACCTTATTGAAAGAAAAATGGCGATTGTTTCCCAGGGAATTTCAGCACTGCCCGATAAATGCGCTAAGGTGTTTATACTCAGCAAAAAGGAGGGATTAACCAATATTGAAATTGCCGAATACCTCAACCTTTCCTTAAAAACGGTTGAAGGACATCTGACCAAGGCTTATGCCATTTTGCGGGAACGGTTGGGAGATAAAATAAAGAGTGTTCTTTTCCTGCTTTTTAAAGAAGATGCAGACTGA